The region TTTGTCTTAAAGTTcatttttccccaaaagtacttatttttttgtcaaataagtacttattttaaaaaagtgaggtgtttggccaagatttgggaaaaaaataagtctttatgatgtttattACCTTGAGTAATGCTTTCAAAATCTTTATCAAAATAGCGAATTtgcccaaaaacacttttttttgaaaagtatcaagaaaaataaatttcaagaaGTCAACGTTTGAAAAGAACAAGCAAATGAGCAAAACACTAAttgaaaaaatactttttaaattaattgataaACAGAAATCAAGctaagaaataataatttttgaaagattAAAGTAAGAACTAAAGCAACAAGAAAGGAGAGATTTTCTTATTTCTCAAGTTTATCACATAATACTTGTCATACCTCTATTAATTACCTTAAATTGACATATCACATTGAGATCATGGAGGATGTTACAAAAGTATGAAAGTTACAAACATAGTAATAACGATTGGTGGAGTTTATGTACATAATGGAGAAAAGCAATGAAAATTACATTTGTGTAGTGGACATTTATAagtaattatatttataacatattaaaaacaaaggagaaaatttcaaaactaGCTATAATTTAGAGCATAATGGAGAAAAGCAATGAAAATTACATTTGTGTAGTGGACATTTATAagtaattatatttataacatattaaaaaaaaaaaatcataagtagCTATAATTTAGAGAATAATTACGAAACGTAGCTACAATTTACGTATTTACAGAGCATAGCTACAATTGCACATGTATTAGGTATAGTTTAGAGTCGTATCCACACATACAGTTATATTAGATTAGCTGAAATCGCGAGTATCCGCTTGCGCTTACTACAATACACAAAATGTAGctatatttcataatttttaaaactatagCTACATTTTGTAAATACAATCTAAATGTTCGCCACGTCtggtactaatttttttttttctttttacagaaattatatttttctaatcTGTCCCACAAAACACCTCACTGTAATAAAAATTACAAGAGTAACTGGCAGTGTGAAAAGCTGCCGATTCAAAGCCTTTTTTGGTTCCCCTCAGAAACACTACGGACGTGATGAAACCTCCTTTccacatggcctcctttctcttCCTTAATACTACTATTCTTCtttcataataataatattattattctttctttctttctttccaccCAATGACAGAGAAGAGGTGACTAAATTCCAATACCATTATATAAAGTCCACTTTGAACTCTCTCTATAGATAGATCCcaccattttcttgatttttggtTATAGAATTTTGGATCAAATGTCGAAGAACATACTGGTGACGGGTGGAGCTGGTTACATTGGGAGTCACACCGTGTTACAGTTGCTTTTAGGTGGTTATAAGACTGtggttgttgataatttggataattcttctgCCATTGCTGTTAAAAGGGTTCAAGAACTTGCTTCTCAATTTGGCCCCAATCTCTCCTTTTACAATGTAGGTTATTcctccattttcttgaaaatgtgTAAAGATTGGATTTTTATTTATTGCATCTGTGTTCTTATCAAGAATGGTGATTTgggtctatctttattttttgctttattGAGATGTGAAACTTTATATTCAGGAATCtatagggtgtgtttggtaggaAGGAAAATGATTTCTTGGAAAACGAGTGGtttcttaattattttctactgtttggtaagtaagtaagcaaacaaaatattatcccaagagcatttatatatgtaatctagcaaAACACTGGGGAGGTGGAAAGTGGGAATTGGAAATACATATAGCTAGGCGTAAAGATTGGATTCTTATCAAGAATGATGATTTGGGtctatcttgattttcacttctTGAAATGTGAATCTTTAGTGGGTGTTTTGGAcataaaaaatgtgaaatttggaaaaaagttgaaaaatggtaTATTTGGAAATTGGGGTTGTGTTTGATCGTGAAGACAACTTGGAATTGTGAGTGATCTGGAGTGAAAAATGTGAAAAGCGGTATGAAGTTGAATTCTGGAAAATTGTAACATATCTGTATCCAAACATGATtccgaaaaaagtgaaaattatccATGGCCAAACGGGACCTTAAATTCAGGAATCTAAGAGGATTTGGTGCTTTTCTGCTTGGTTTTAAGTTTGTAGTCTTTGtgtcaatttttgttttttctgcTTGGAGTAGTATGTTTTCAAGTGTCAAGCACTTGAGTGTTGTTTCATTTCCTGTATTGGTGTTCCtgatttttgtaattttgtatTAAATGTCAGATTGATCTGCGTGACAAGCCTGCAGTTGAAAAGCTTTTCGAGTCTAACAAGTAAGTTCTAGTTCTACCATGGTAGTTGCAAGATATACTTTAATTTTGAGTTCTTTTTGTACTCCCTTCCTCTTTATTAATCAGCCTTCTGTTGTTATTCTAGCCCATGTTTATTATCCACACTGCAGTAAGCTGAAAACTTGataagcaacaacaacaacatacccagtgtaatcccacaagtggggtctggggtgGGTAGAATGTACACAGACCTCActcctacctttgtggggtagaaaGGCTATTTCTgatagacccttggctcaaaAGAAGTGTAATCAAAGCAagattgaaagaaaaataacaacaGCAAAATAGAAAGATAAACAAAGAAATGAAGCAACATGTAGTAataaaaattgaagaataagATACTACGCGAATACTAAATAATACTACTAAATAAGAAGATGAGAAGTGGAGATGAGCCCCCTGCCTCTCCCACATAAGAGTACGACAACATTCGGCTACCTACTacccttctaccctaatcctagACCTCCATACCTtcctatctagggtcatgtccttATGTCTACAATAAGCTGAAGATTGTCATGAATTATATACTGTTTACCGCAAAATTTGCTCTTGTCCTGCATTTTCCAACATGATGGTGGTAATGTTTATATTTGCCAGCTCCCTTGCTTTACTTTATTTCTTTAGTTCAGCGTCTATTGCATATGTAATGCAGGTTCGATGCTGTTATCCATTTTGCTGGACTAAAAGCAGTGGGTGAAAGTGTCCAGAAACCTTTGATGTACTATAACAACAATATTACAGGTACAATTACCCTGCTGGAAGTCATGGCAACGAGTGGATGCAAAAATGTATTTCTTCTCTACTCTTTTACTTATCTTAATAATGCATCTTTTCTCTCTCGCAACTTATTAATATTTACTGGTTTTTCTGTCTTCAACTATTCAGCTTGTGTTCTCATCATCATCTACTGTCTATGGCTGGCCAAAAGAGGTTCCTTGTACTGAGGAATCTCCCATAAGTGCTGCAAATCCTTATGGAAGGACAAAGGTATCTTTTGAGTTGTCTCATCTGATCATTTCAGTGCTCAGCTGGTTTAATGAAGCGGATATCTGCGATTCTAAAatctaaggggtcgtttggtagggtgTATTGGGTAGAATAATGCTGGTACTAAACTTTATTACAATGTTTGGTTGCAAATTTAAGTCCGGTACAACTAATACCAGTATTACTTATACaccctattcagtactattcttatacatagTAAACTATGGattaacaataccaatagtatttctatttaaatacaccctattcagtactatttagaaattatgcaatgcgtattatttaatacaacaaaccaaacagtCAATAATAACTAATTCCAGCACTACTAATACACCCTATTCATTGACTGCCTCTCTATTGAGGCTCAAGTTTTATACCTTCccttgtccttttcttttagaGGAAGGGGAGTATGTGTTCTCTCTTTTCCTGAATAACCATAATTCTGGTTACGTGTATGATGTGTGTTTATATTCAAAGCTAATTAGATTTAATTTTCAGCTCTTCGCTGAAGATATTTGCCGGGATGTCTACCATTCTGACCCTGAATGGAAAGTCATATTATTGCGGTACTTCAATCCTATTGGCGCACATCCAAGTGGCCGTATTGGTGATGATCCACGTGGAATTCCAAACAACCTCATGCCCTTTGTTCAACAAGTTGCTGTTGGCAGGAGACCAGCACTGACAGTTTATGGAACTGATTATCCAACAAAGGATGGTACAGCGGTatggcaaaattttcattagccAATAATTAGtgattattattaatgttttaaCTTATGATAGGACATAGGACTATTAGGTGACAATTTTGTTCTAGATTGTCAGAATTTTTTTGATATTATGAGAAATTAGCTCACTCAAATTTGTAAATCTTTGTCTAGCTACATGAAACTATGAATCCAAATGGATGTGGACTGTTTTGCATTTTTCTattttccttctctttctcaCCCATGTACCTCGGAACCAAATTAGAAAAAGGATGCATGGCCACTTTCTTATTCAGTCGTTATTTAGCTTAAACTAATGGGAAGAAAGAGGGGTTGTCCTTTGCCTGAACATGTGAGTGATCATGTGCCGATATTTTCAGGTACGTGATTACATTCATGT is a window of Lycium ferocissimum isolate CSIRO_LF1 chromosome 12, AGI_CSIRO_Lferr_CH_V1, whole genome shotgun sequence DNA encoding:
- the LOC132040091 gene encoding UDP-glucose 4-epimerase GEPI48-like, whose protein sequence is MSKNILVTGGAGYIGSHTVLQLLLGGYKTVVVDNLDNSSAIAVKRVQELASQFGPNLSFYNIDLRDKPAVEKLFESNKFDAVIHFAGLKAVGESVQKPLMYYNNNITGTITLLEVMATSGCKNLVFSSSSTVYGWPKEVPCTEESPISAANPYGRTKLFAEDICRDVYHSDPEWKVILLRYFNPIGAHPSGRIGDDPRGIPNNLMPFVQQVAVGRRPALTVYGTDYPTKDGTAVRDYIHVVDLADGHIAALRKLFDPSTGCEVYNLGTGKGSSVLEVVAAFEKASGKKIPLVMSGRRPGDAEIVYAATEKAERELNWRAKYGIDDMCRDQWNWASQNPYGYEGSQESK